In a genomic window of Arachnia rubra:
- a CDS encoding MFS transporter: MPSHQKTVSEPVMGVLSFFTLFVIGTDTFLITPLLPLLQREFGVPLAQAGWLVSAYALGYALFALVAGPVSDRNDRRAVLLAGVAAFTVFTGACGLTWSFWSMFATRFLAGVGAAFVSPQIWAAIPMVVPRGSVIKVMGYATAGLAIAQVAGIPIGSYLSAQDWRLPFFAIAAASVLLWMTLFAAFPNVRPSTSSERILDPYRGVLGSRVLRWSLVAYLVFQAGCLGAFSFIASWLARDFGAAQTDLGTSMMVIGIGQGIGSLAGPRLVARIGERTSLWAGIIVVGCGFLTASAMPSRWSATAAFAITMLAGGALLPVMMGQLQSHAGQVRGTVSSLSNTAMYLGTSVTGAIGGTLLTILPGYWGISAFTATTFTLALGIYWQAGAFQRQEQAIV, encoded by the coding sequence ATGCCCAGCCATCAGAAAACCGTCAGCGAGCCGGTGATGGGGGTGCTGTCGTTCTTCACCCTTTTCGTGATCGGAACCGACACCTTTCTCATCACTCCCCTGCTGCCGCTGCTGCAGCGTGAGTTCGGCGTCCCACTAGCGCAGGCGGGCTGGCTGGTGTCGGCCTACGCCCTCGGGTATGCGCTATTCGCCCTGGTCGCAGGCCCAGTCTCAGACCGCAACGACCGCCGCGCAGTCCTACTGGCCGGCGTGGCGGCCTTCACGGTGTTCACCGGCGCCTGCGGTCTGACGTGGAGCTTCTGGTCCATGTTCGCCACGCGTTTCTTGGCGGGTGTGGGAGCAGCCTTCGTCAGCCCGCAGATCTGGGCAGCCATCCCGATGGTGGTGCCGCGTGGGTCGGTCATCAAGGTCATGGGGTATGCGACGGCAGGCCTGGCGATTGCCCAGGTGGCTGGCATCCCGATCGGTTCCTACCTGTCGGCTCAGGACTGGCGGCTTCCCTTCTTCGCGATCGCCGCAGCCAGCGTCCTGCTGTGGATGACGTTGTTCGCAGCGTTCCCGAACGTCCGACCATCCACCAGCTCAGAGAGGATCCTCGACCCCTACCGGGGGGTTCTCGGGTCGCGGGTCCTGAGGTGGTCGCTGGTGGCGTATCTCGTCTTCCAGGCGGGTTGCCTGGGCGCGTTCTCGTTCATCGCCTCGTGGCTGGCCAGGGACTTCGGCGCGGCGCAGACCGACCTCGGCACCTCCATGATGGTCATCGGTATCGGGCAGGGAATAGGGTCGCTCGCCGGCCCAAGGCTGGTGGCAAGGATCGGCGAACGCACCTCGCTGTGGGCCGGGATCATCGTCGTCGGCTGTGGCTTCCTGACCGCCTCGGCGATGCCGTCCCGGTGGAGCGCGACCGCTGCGTTCGCCATCACGATGCTGGCCGGGGGCGCACTGCTCCCGGTGATGATGGGGCAGCTGCAGAGTCACGCGGGACAGGTCCGAGGGACGGTGTCGTCATTATCGAACACCGCAATGTATTTGGGAACCTCCGTCACGGGCGCGATCGGTGGCACCCTGCTGACCATCCTGCCCGGCTACTGGGGTATCAGCGCCTTTACCGCCACGACCTTCACCCTGGCCCTGGGCATCTACTGGCAGGCAGGGGCCTTTCAGCGCCAAGAGCAAGCCATCGTGTAA
- a CDS encoding outer membrane protein assembly factor BamB family protein has protein sequence MNRISTTLSGARIALAVTGAVLIGWGLFQSLTTPAPPISLGFFEWAWLFIGVTVSALTWLYLSSDKTDIQSEFPWPMVIGGYLVSARLFYLWGERAQHVLAPTGVLATGLGILTLTTAAFCDLIIRDVRSRNDPGTSDSPEETTSSPDDKPSQLVWLRTFVTKLRRPAFWVGALAAFLAFTVVAGSLLSMSFQPISTTAPGQQPYPAMPGSVSGKVAWTTVVEGAPLDEAAGTRGPLIAVENGVIALDAADGHVLWEHRRNSSKLGELGDTHSTVNPHLVTSPDGVYAAIMFDGEDVVEVLETATGRVVAQRSMWEKPGVQLTNQVAWIGDEGVRLSDGSIIWNKMHPKREENVTSLDSKFISQTDCIRAAPCSIVMFSDSDPDDYQRVDNLIDGNRDRVNTAHGWMAQLAPRTSDPGTSKATTLQAYSLNTGQTVPLGDFDRVLHTSETRLVLARDGQVAVFDPGTATISDPMPYPEPSDGTPNSEDINDVGKAWPTGDLYTVDWRTTGGPHLALRRPGTSVDVPVELPANAPKLDDIVRATSWAVPGCVMVQNTTRQRSSVREIDKTLLACVR, from the coding sequence ATGAACCGCATATCGACCACATTGTCGGGGGCCCGGATTGCGTTGGCGGTGACAGGAGCTGTGTTGATCGGCTGGGGCCTGTTCCAGTCACTGACAACACCCGCGCCCCCCATCAGCCTGGGGTTTTTTGAATGGGCGTGGCTGTTCATCGGAGTGACGGTATCGGCCTTGACGTGGTTGTATTTGTCGTCTGATAAGACAGATATTCAGAGTGAATTCCCCTGGCCGATGGTCATTGGCGGATACCTGGTCTCAGCTCGGCTGTTCTACCTGTGGGGCGAAAGAGCGCAACATGTCCTGGCCCCCACCGGGGTGCTGGCGACCGGGCTGGGAATACTGACCCTGACAACCGCAGCCTTCTGCGACCTGATCATCCGGGACGTCAGAAGCCGTAACGACCCGGGAACTTCCGACTCACCCGAGGAGACCACATCATCTCCAGATGACAAACCGTCACAGCTGGTGTGGCTGCGGACATTCGTCACCAAGTTACGCCGCCCGGCTTTCTGGGTAGGTGCCTTGGCAGCTTTCCTGGCGTTCACCGTCGTCGCCGGGAGCCTGCTGTCGATGAGCTTCCAGCCGATCTCCACCACCGCGCCCGGCCAGCAACCCTACCCTGCCATGCCCGGCTCGGTCAGCGGCAAGGTGGCCTGGACCACCGTCGTGGAGGGCGCCCCGCTGGATGAGGCTGCGGGCACGCGCGGCCCGCTCATCGCGGTCGAAAACGGCGTGATCGCCCTCGACGCAGCCGACGGCCACGTCCTGTGGGAGCACCGGCGGAATTCCTCAAAACTGGGGGAGTTGGGTGACACTCATTCAACCGTCAATCCGCACCTGGTGACCAGCCCCGATGGCGTCTACGCAGCCATCATGTTCGACGGCGAAGACGTCGTGGAGGTCCTGGAGACAGCTACCGGCCGCGTCGTCGCTCAGCGATCTATGTGGGAAAAGCCCGGGGTGCAGCTCACCAACCAGGTGGCGTGGATCGGCGACGAAGGCGTCCGCCTGTCGGACGGCAGCATCATCTGGAACAAGATGCACCCGAAGAGAGAGGAAAATGTCACGAGTCTGGACTCAAAGTTCATCAGCCAGACGGACTGCATCCGCGCCGCTCCCTGCTCTATCGTCATGTTCTCTGACTCCGATCCGGACGACTACCAGCGCGTCGACAACCTCATCGATGGCAATAGGGACCGCGTGAACACTGCCCACGGCTGGATGGCGCAACTCGCGCCTAGGACTTCAGATCCTGGGACTTCGAAAGCCACTACACTGCAGGCCTACTCCCTCAACACAGGCCAGACGGTGCCGCTCGGCGATTTCGACAGGGTCCTGCATACCTCCGAGACCCGCCTAGTGCTGGCCCGCGATGGCCAGGTGGCGGTGTTCGACCCTGGCACCGCAACCATCAGCGATCCCATGCCTTACCCGGAGCCCTCCGATGGCACTCCCAACTCTGAGGACATCAACGACGTGGGAAAGGCCTGGCCCACTGGCGACCTCTACACCGTCGATTGGAGAACAACAGGCGGTCCTCACCTTGCTTTGCGCCGTCCGGGCACATCCGTCGATGTGCCTGTGGAGCTCCCCGCAAACGCTCCGAAGCTGGACGACATTGTCCGGGCCACCAGCTGGGCTGTTCCCGGCTGCGTCATGGTCCAGAACACGACGAGACAGCGAAGTAGCGTGCGCGAAATCGACAAGACCCTCCTGGCTTGTGTGAGGTGA
- a CDS encoding SDR family oxidoreductase has product MDLHLEGKTALVTGASRGIGLAVARALTAEGVRVAGAARTITPELAEVAQTAIAADLSTPEGAASAVGTALAEFGGLDILVNNVGAGDLDHMGLGGFLDSDDSQWHHLLNLNLFSAVWTSKAALPSLIERRGAIVNLGSVNARFPSTGPVGYSEAKAALVAFGKRLSEEFGPQGVRVNTVSPGPVGTGLWRDPDGFGAQVAAANGAPHADFLTAMPATFGITSGRISEPEEVAALIAFLASPAAGNITGTEIIADGGIIKTT; this is encoded by the coding sequence ATGGACCTACACCTTGAGGGAAAGACCGCACTCGTCACCGGCGCCAGTCGGGGAATCGGGCTGGCCGTCGCCCGGGCGCTGACCGCCGAGGGGGTCCGCGTTGCCGGGGCTGCCCGGACCATCACGCCGGAGCTGGCAGAAGTGGCCCAGACCGCCATCGCCGCAGATCTGTCGACGCCCGAGGGGGCCGCATCCGCGGTCGGGACGGCGCTGGCGGAGTTCGGCGGCCTCGACATCCTGGTCAACAACGTCGGCGCCGGCGATCTCGACCACATGGGCCTGGGCGGGTTCCTGGACAGCGACGACTCCCAGTGGCACCACCTGCTGAACCTCAACCTCTTCAGCGCGGTCTGGACCTCCAAGGCGGCGCTGCCGAGCCTCATCGAACGCCGGGGGGCGATCGTGAACCTGGGATCGGTCAATGCCCGTTTCCCCTCCACCGGCCCGGTCGGCTACAGCGAGGCGAAGGCCGCGCTCGTCGCTTTTGGCAAACGCCTCAGCGAGGAGTTCGGTCCGCAGGGCGTGCGGGTCAATACCGTCTCCCCCGGCCCGGTCGGGACCGGCCTGTGGCGCGACCCCGACGGCTTTGGCGCCCAGGTCGCAGCCGCGAACGGCGCGCCCCACGCCGACTTCCTGACCGCCATGCCCGCCACCTTCGGCATCACGTCCGGGCGGATCAGCGAGCCGGAGGAGGTCGCGGCGCTGATCGCCTTCCTGGCTTCCCCTGCGGCCGGGAACATCACCGGCACCGAGATCATCGCCGACGGAGGGATCATCAAGACCACCTGA
- a CDS encoding ArsR/SmtB family transcription factor: MAREVSHPAAADLSLDAVLGALSDPLRRDILRRIADEGPLYCGDLEYDVVKSTLSHHLRVLRKSGLMHTEVLGKHRRITRRDHVVGRRFPGLLEAVGLPPGEGRWEE, translated from the coding sequence ATGGCCAGGGAGGTATCCCATCCGGCTGCGGCTGACCTCAGTCTGGACGCGGTGCTGGGCGCGCTGTCCGATCCACTCCGCCGCGACATACTGCGCCGCATCGCCGACGAAGGGCCGCTCTACTGCGGTGATCTGGAGTATGACGTCGTGAAATCCACCCTCTCGCATCACCTGAGGGTGCTGCGGAAATCTGGGCTGATGCACACCGAGGTCTTGGGCAAGCATCGCCGGATCACCCGCCGCGACCACGTCGTCGGACGGCGTTTCCCCGGTCTGCTGGAGGCAGTCGGATTACCACCGGGGGAGGGCCGCTGGGAGGAATAG
- a CDS encoding helical backbone metal receptor yields the protein MLDDLGSDVALREPPRRVVSLVPSLTEAIAVTVPGVLVGATDWCTHPAGLDVTRVRGTKNPNRDLIAALHPDLVVANQEENRRLDVDRLRAAGIPVWVTRIDSIAEALDSLDRLFREAFGLRETDWIDKAREVWNRPPRLTGRVALPVWRDPWIWVGAGTYPNDVLRRLGLVNIVDELRYPHLKISDALRRNPDLALLPDEPYPFTAADGPEALGPVRPVAVKGRSLFWYGPAMLKARDELEAALLT from the coding sequence GTGCTGGATGATCTCGGTTCTGATGTTGCCCTGCGTGAGCCACCCAGGCGGGTGGTGTCGCTGGTGCCGTCCCTGACGGAGGCGATCGCCGTCACTGTGCCCGGGGTGCTCGTCGGGGCTACGGACTGGTGCACCCATCCCGCTGGACTCGACGTCACCCGGGTGCGGGGCACCAAGAACCCCAATCGCGACCTCATCGCCGCGCTTCATCCCGACCTCGTGGTGGCCAACCAGGAGGAGAACCGCCGTCTCGACGTCGACCGGCTGCGGGCTGCCGGAATCCCTGTGTGGGTGACCCGCATCGACAGCATCGCCGAGGCCCTCGATAGCCTGGACCGGCTGTTCCGGGAGGCCTTCGGACTGCGTGAGACCGACTGGATTGACAAGGCCCGCGAGGTGTGGAACCGGCCGCCGAGGCTGACCGGCCGGGTGGCGCTCCCAGTGTGGCGGGACCCCTGGATCTGGGTGGGCGCAGGCACCTACCCCAACGATGTGCTGCGCCGCCTGGGCCTGGTCAATATTGTTGATGAGTTGCGGTATCCGCATCTTAAAATCAGCGACGCCCTCCGCCGGAATCCCGACCTGGCCCTGCTTCCCGACGAGCCCTACCCCTTCACCGCAGCCGACGGCCCGGAGGCGCTGGGGCCGGTGCGGCCGGTCGCGGTGAAGGGCAGGTCGCTGTTCTGGTACGGCCCCGCGATGCTCAAGGCCCGGGACGAGCTGGAGGCCGCCCTGCTTACGTAG
- a CDS encoding ECF transporter S component, translating into MMTESATPEGTTTVRSSSRKGLANSVLGTRNLMMTAALAVVSLILVIPLNYVGGPLMATPGGIMIGCAIMGLWVIPYLLPAVVVRRPGAVMIASLIIGVISIFTTPYGPSAIVGNFLGGLFVEVPLAIMLYRKWTWWAYLASAAVFGLLNGLIYAAALSALGNVGLIPVGVAISVVSALAGGGICILLAHLLHRAGIAIDHDA; encoded by the coding sequence ATGATGACTGAGTCTGCGACACCAGAGGGCACTACCACTGTCCGCTCCTCCTCGCGCAAGGGGCTGGCCAACTCGGTGCTCGGCACCCGGAACCTCATGATGACCGCGGCGCTGGCCGTCGTCTCCCTGATCCTAGTGATCCCCCTCAACTACGTCGGCGGGCCGCTGATGGCCACACCCGGCGGAATCATGATCGGGTGCGCCATCATGGGGCTCTGGGTGATCCCCTACCTGCTGCCCGCCGTGGTGGTCAGACGCCCGGGAGCAGTCATGATCGCGTCCCTGATCATAGGTGTCATCTCCATCTTCACCACGCCCTACGGGCCCTCGGCCATCGTCGGGAACTTCCTGGGCGGCCTCTTCGTCGAGGTACCCCTGGCCATCATGCTCTACCGGAAGTGGACCTGGTGGGCCTACCTGGCCAGCGCCGCCGTCTTCGGGCTGCTGAACGGGCTCATATATGCCGCGGCCCTTTCCGCGCTGGGGAACGTGGGTCTGATCCCCGTCGGGGTCGCGATCTCCGTGGTCTCCGCGCTCGCTGGCGGCGGGATCTGCATCCTGCTGGCGCACCTGCTCCACCGGGCCGGCATCGCCATCGACCACGATGCCTGA
- a CDS encoding TetR/AcrR family transcriptional regulator, with translation MGRPRTFDDDAVIDRAMEEFWANGYHATSPARLAEVTGLAKGSLYNAFTSKRALFDKCLDRYHQQITDLAKGLLDHPGSTRECLTDALRSVVDSDLAQPQRRGCLIGNTAVELAGHDPEIARKLRRMQNESTSWFAERIRRGQCAGDVRADLDADAFAHHLATTLAGLRVMAMTHDAPTLYGVIDTALTGL, from the coding sequence ATGGGCAGGCCTCGGACCTTCGACGACGACGCGGTCATCGACCGCGCCATGGAGGAGTTCTGGGCCAACGGCTACCACGCGACCTCCCCGGCTCGCCTGGCAGAGGTGACGGGGCTCGCGAAGGGCAGCCTGTACAACGCCTTCACCAGCAAGCGGGCGCTGTTCGACAAGTGTCTTGACCGGTACCACCAGCAGATCACCGATCTCGCGAAGGGTCTCCTGGACCATCCGGGCAGCACCAGGGAATGCCTCACCGACGCGCTGCGGTCCGTCGTCGACTCCGACCTCGCACAGCCGCAGCGCCGGGGCTGCCTGATCGGCAATACCGCGGTCGAGCTCGCGGGCCACGACCCTGAGATCGCCCGCAAGCTGCGGCGGATGCAGAACGAGTCGACGAGCTGGTTCGCAGAACGCATCCGGCGCGGCCAGTGCGCGGGCGACGTCCGGGCCGACCTCGACGCGGACGCCTTCGCCCACCACCTCGCCACGACGCTCGCAGGCCTGCGGGTAATGGCCATGACCCACGATGCCCCGACCCTCTACGGGGTGATCGACACCGCACTCACGGGACTCTGA